The Crocinitomicaceae bacterium genome includes a region encoding these proteins:
- a CDS encoding YfhO family protein, translated as MTLKERILQKSNLWHLAAVAVFLLISCIYFMPALSGYVVEQGDVKNYAGAAQEIIDYRENGEQIGWTQSMFSGMPATQISMAYSGKQIPDALRSAYSLWLPSPISLIFVYFLSFYILAISFRAKPMVAIAGALAYGLSSYFIIIIEAGHVTKAIAVGYAPLLIAGFIFAYRWKNWLIGVGLSALFMTFQLSANHLQITYYLIFVLVALGATELYRYLKSGEGIGKFAKISVGMLVAYGIAMMINYGNIKGTAEYADATTRGGTELTIKADGSENTDIKTDGLDKEYITAWSYGKAETFTFLVPNFKGGETMAIGDNKSNDGALKNADNMYRNDIKGMNQYWGDQPFTSGPVYIGIIVVLLALLGLVYSKEKSRWPLFIVTLLVVMLSWGKNLMGFTDIFLNILPGYDKFRAVTIILVIAELCVPLLAVFFLHKLYEKREEISSNIKPFYYVSGGMLALLLLFMMLPSMTNSFLSDQEVAMISKIEDPAQSEMYESFFAEVENVRISIFRKDVGRSILFLILGIGAIFIFVRNVVSKNIAVGIVAVLILADLIMVDTRYLATEKSGKNYKQWVQAYEQKYPYVAGSGEQQILAMEVGENPELGMKLDSAMKVMDEMIGNKKMQGSEKQRITDWYMFRTLNRYTNFRVLEEGNPFNSSYVSYFNKSIGGYHGAKLGRYQELIEFHLNRNNPAVLDMLNMKYTIRPQVDPASRKIVNSLLTGRNSTAMGNAWFAKEIKTVANADEEILALNSDKTYRIKAFGEHEILVNGVMDSVGIVVSSDMVDLLFVRGVDSTGMVQTDTIPVEVPFQAVSAETPLAWVLTEQGVTWDYAMNVDSTKIPLLVVDLSGRAGWDPAQVTVVDQRFKTNITQEKYSGEGSITMTSYHPDMISYSFNSTEKQLVVFSEIYYPVGWKAFVDNEEVEISRVNYVLRAIEVPAGEHRIEFVYEVDSYKSSGTMAWIGSILVLLLIGAGIYLDPKMPAQKQNELN; from the coding sequence ATGACACTGAAAGAACGAATTTTACAAAAATCAAATCTTTGGCATTTGGCTGCTGTTGCGGTATTTCTATTAATATCTTGTATCTATTTTATGCCTGCTTTGTCAGGTTATGTAGTGGAACAGGGTGACGTAAAAAACTACGCCGGGGCAGCGCAAGAGATTATTGATTATAGAGAAAACGGAGAGCAAATAGGGTGGACCCAATCTATGTTTTCAGGTATGCCGGCCACACAAATCAGTATGGCTTATAGTGGAAAACAAATTCCTGACGCGCTCAGAAGTGCTTATTCTTTGTGGTTGCCAAGTCCTATATCACTGATATTTGTTTATTTTCTTTCATTTTATATTCTGGCCATTTCATTCCGCGCCAAACCAATGGTTGCTATTGCAGGTGCATTGGCATACGGCTTGTCTTCTTATTTCATCATCATCATTGAAGCGGGACACGTTACAAAAGCAATAGCGGTTGGTTATGCACCATTATTGATTGCCGGTTTTATTTTTGCTTATCGTTGGAAAAACTGGTTGATTGGTGTTGGATTGTCTGCGTTATTTATGACTTTTCAACTTTCAGCTAATCACTTACAAATCACGTACTACCTCATTTTTGTTCTGGTTGCTTTAGGGGCAACTGAACTTTATCGTTACCTGAAATCAGGAGAAGGAATTGGAAAATTTGCAAAAATATCTGTTGGAATGTTGGTGGCGTATGGTATTGCCATGATGATTAATTACGGAAATATTAAAGGCACTGCAGAATATGCTGATGCAACAACTCGCGGGGGCACTGAGCTAACCATCAAGGCAGATGGATCTGAAAATACCGATATCAAAACAGATGGTTTAGATAAAGAATACATCACGGCATGGAGTTATGGAAAGGCAGAAACTTTTACTTTTCTTGTGCCTAATTTCAAAGGTGGTGAAACCATGGCTATTGGTGATAATAAGTCAAATGATGGAGCATTGAAAAATGCAGACAACATGTATCGCAATGATATTAAAGGAATGAATCAGTATTGGGGTGATCAACCTTTTACATCAGGTCCGGTGTATATTGGAATTATTGTTGTTTTACTTGCATTGCTTGGCTTAGTGTACAGCAAAGAAAAATCACGTTGGCCTTTATTCATTGTTACCTTGTTGGTGGTTATGTTGAGCTGGGGCAAAAATTTAATGGGCTTTACAGATATTTTTCTGAATATTCTTCCTGGTTATGATAAGTTCAGAGCGGTAACCATTATTTTGGTTATTGCAGAATTATGTGTTCCGCTGCTTGCCGTATTTTTTCTACATAAACTTTATGAGAAGCGAGAAGAAATTTCCTCAAACATAAAACCATTTTATTATGTAAGTGGCGGTATGCTTGCGCTCTTGCTTTTATTTATGATGTTGCCTTCTATGACCAATTCATTTTTAAGTGATCAGGAAGTTGCCATGATTTCTAAGATTGAAGATCCGGCGCAGAGTGAAATGTATGAAAGCTTTTTTGCAGAAGTAGAGAATGTGCGCATTTCAATTTTTAGAAAAGATGTTGGACGATCAATTCTATTTTTGATTTTAGGCATTGGGGCAATTTTTATTTTCGTTCGCAATGTGGTGAGTAAAAATATTGCAGTAGGAATTGTTGCAGTATTAATTCTTGCAGATTTAATTATGGTTGATACCCGATATCTTGCCACAGAAAAGAGCGGAAAAAATTACAAGCAATGGGTGCAGGCTTATGAGCAAAAATATCCATACGTAGCAGGCAGTGGAGAGCAGCAAATTCTGGCAATGGAAGTTGGTGAAAATCCTGAACTAGGGATGAAATTAGACTCTGCCATGAAAGTAATGGATGAAATGATTGGCAATAAAAAAATGCAGGGATCTGAAAAGCAACGCATCACAGATTGGTATATGTTTAGAACCTTGAATCGTTATACAAATTTCAGAGTACTTGAAGAAGGAAACCCATTCAATAGTTCGTATGTTTCATACTTTAATAAATCTATTGGTGGTTATCACGGAGCTAAATTGGGCAGATATCAAGAGTTAATTGAATTCCATTTGAACAGAAACAATCCGGCGGTATTGGATATGCTGAATATGAAATACACCATTCGTCCACAAGTAGATCCGGCTTCAAGAAAAATTGTGAATTCATTGCTTACAGGTCGTAACTCTACGGCAATGGGAAATGCGTGGTTTGCAAAAGAAATTAAAACAGTTGCCAATGCTGATGAAGAAATACTTGCATTGAATTCAGACAAAACATATCGGATAAAAGCATTTGGTGAACATGAAATTTTAGTGAATGGCGTAATGGACAGTGTTGGTATTGTTGTATCATCAGATATGGTTGATCTTTTATTTGTACGTGGTGTTGATTCAACCGGCATGGTTCAAACAGATACTATACCTGTTGAAGTTCCTTTTCAAGCGGTATCAGCAGAAACACCACTCGCCTGGGTGCTCACTGAACAAGGTGTAACCTGGGATTACGCGATGAATGTTGACTCAACAAAAATTCCATTGTTGGTGGTTGATTTATCTGGTCGCGCTGGTTGGGATCCGGCACAGGTAACCGTGGTTGATCAACGTTTCAAAACCAATATCACGCAAGAAAAATATTCAGGAGAAGGTTCGATAACCATGACATCTTACCATCCTGATATGATTTCATATTCCTTTAATTCAACTGAAAAACAATTAGTAGTTTTCTCAGAAATTTATTATCCGGTTGGTTGGAAAGCATTTGTTGATAATGAAGAAGTGGAAATAAGCAGAGTAAACTATGTTTTGCGCGCCATTGAAGTGCCTGCAGGTGAACACCGCATTGAATTTGTGTACGAAGTAGATTCATACAAATCATCAGGCACTATGGCATGGATTGGTTCAATTCTGGTTTTATTGTTGATTGGTGCGGGTATTTATCTTGATCCAAAAATGCCTGCCCAAAAGCAAAATGAATTGAATTGA
- a CDS encoding FkbM family methyltransferase: MKFVRKILVRVLGIKGYLRLVSRIYIISISMGWMRKKYPELFFLKRIIKPGNSVLDIGANLSYYSFFMTVCTGKTGKVFGVEPIPLFAEVWAKNMRRLKGYSFHLSVCALGTEPKEKVKMSIPVVDGVVRHGLTKVTDEAETGNTALSFEVPMKNGDALVNELGIASVQFIKCDVEGFEQYVIPSLTNTLQRDFPILQIELSGDENRRQVTEFLVNLSYQIFILKFDHLAIIEKNDIFSVNQDFYFIHESRLEEYKHLLKP; this comes from the coding sequence ATGAAATTCGTTCGTAAAATATTAGTCAGAGTATTAGGTATCAAAGGATATCTTAGATTGGTAAGCCGCATCTACATCATATCTATTTCAATGGGATGGATGCGGAAAAAATATCCTGAACTTTTTTTTCTCAAGCGAATAATTAAACCCGGAAATTCGGTACTGGACATTGGAGCAAATCTTTCATACTATTCTTTTTTTATGACAGTTTGTACCGGTAAAACGGGAAAAGTTTTTGGTGTTGAACCCATTCCATTATTCGCAGAAGTATGGGCAAAAAATATGCGTAGGCTTAAAGGGTATTCGTTTCATCTTTCAGTTTGTGCTTTGGGGACTGAACCTAAAGAAAAAGTGAAGATGAGCATTCCGGTTGTTGATGGCGTTGTGCGCCACGGATTAACCAAAGTAACTGATGAAGCAGAAACCGGAAACACAGCTCTCAGTTTTGAGGTACCCATGAAAAACGGTGATGCGCTTGTTAATGAATTGGGGATTGCATCTGTTCAATTTATAAAATGTGATGTTGAAGGATTTGAACAATACGTTATTCCTTCATTAACAAACACTCTTCAGCGTGATTTTCCAATACTTCAGATAGAATTATCAGGTGATGAAAACCGCCGTCAGGTTACTGAGTTTCTTGTTAATTTATCTTATCAGATTTTTATTCTGAAATTTGATCATCTTGCCATCATTGAAAAAAATGATATTTTTAGCGTGAATCAAGACTTTTACTTTATTCATGAGTCGCGCCTTGAAGAGTATAAACATTTGTTAAAACCATAA